A single genomic interval of Cucumis sativus cultivar 9930 chromosome 7, Cucumber_9930_V3, whole genome shotgun sequence harbors:
- the LOC101206700 gene encoding myb-related protein 308, with amino-acid sequence MGRSPCCEKAHTNKGAWTKEEDDRLIAYIKAHGEGCWRSLPKAAGLLRCGKSCRLRWINYLRPDLKRGNFTQHEDDLIIKLHSLLGNRWSLIAGRLPGRTDNEIKNYWNTHIKRKLLSRGIDPTTHRPISDSSSVKTPATTISFASNSALEDQEDRKKPVINNFSPPKEEVDLNLDLRISPPPYPAGVTIKNEVRSSLCFFCSLGFENSKNCSCGNGKMIASSDANGNGYDFLGLKSCVLDCRSLEIK; translated from the exons ATGGGAAGATCTCCTTGTTGTGAGAAGGCTCATACAAACAAAGGGGCATGgacaaaggaagaagatgaccGTCTTATTGCTTATATCAAAGCTCACGGCGAGGGCTGCTGGCGCTCACTTCCTAAGGCCGCCGGTCTCCTCCGTTGCGGTAAGAGTTGCCGTCTCCGGTGGATTAATTATCTACGCCCTGATCTTAAGCGTGGCAATTTCACTCAACATGAAGATGACCTTATCATCAAACTCCATAGCCTCCTTGGAAACAG ATGGTCTTTGATAGCGGGAAGACTACCGGGAAGAACTGATAATGAGATAAAGAACTACTGGAACACTCATATAAAACGAAAGCTCTTAAGTCGGGGAATCGACCCAACAACTCATCGACCCATCTCTGACTCATCCTCAGTGAAAACTCCGGCAACCACCATATCCTTTGCCTCCAATTCTGCCTTGGAGGATCAGGAAGATAGAAAGAAACCAGTTATCAATAACTTTTCTCCACCAAAAGAAGAAGTGGATTTGAATCTCGACCTTAGAATTAGCCCGCCACCGTACCCGGCGGGGGTGACGATAAAGAATGAAGTGAGAAGTAGTCTTTGCTTTTTTTGCAGTTTGGGGTTTGAGAACAGTAAGAACTGCAGCTGTGGAAATGGTAAAATGATTGCTTCTAGTGATGCCAATGGTAATGGGTATGATTTTTTGGGATTAAAAAGTTGTGTTTTGGATTGTAGAAGTTTGGAGATTAAATGA
- the LOC101206941 gene encoding L-ascorbate peroxidase 3 isoform X1: protein MWRFVAQRMSFEGRIIRTIWGSRFFANFELISLLYESNALPFGPLYPPPMALPVVDTEYLKEIDKARRDLRALIANRNCAPIMLRLAWHDAGTYDVVTKIGGPNGSIRNEEEFSHGSNNGLKKAIDFCEEVKSKHPKITYADLYQLAGVVAVEVTGGPTIDFVPGRKDSNICPKEGQLPDAKKGAPHLRDIFYRMGLSDKDIVALSGGHTLGRAHPERSGFDGPWTEDPLKFDNSYFVELLKGEAEGLLKLPTDKALLEDPEFRQYVELYAKDEDAFFKDYAASHKKLSELGFTPGSAKAIVKDSIVLAQGAVGVAVAAAVVILSYLYEVRKKSK from the exons ATGTGGCGGTTCGTGGCCCAAAGGATGAGCTTTGAAGGTCGCATTATCAGAACAATTTGGGGAAGCAGATTTTTTGCTAACTTCGAG CTAATCTCTCTTCTCTACGAATCAAACGCCCTCCCTTTCGGTCCTCTCTACCCTCCTCCCATGGCCTTGCCCGTCGTAGACACTGAATACCTCAAGGAGATCGACAAGGCTCGCCGTGACCTTCGCGCTCTCATTGCTAATCGGAATTGTGCTCCCATCATGCTTCGTTTGGC TTGGCATGACGCTGGCACTTACGATGTGGTTACGAAAATTGGTGGACCTAATGGATCGATTAGGAACGAGGAGGAGTTTTCTCATGGTTCTAATAATGGACTGAAAAAAGCTATTGATTTTTGTG AGGAAGTGAAGTCTAAACATCCGAAGATTACTTATGCAGACCTGTACCAG CTAGCTGGCGTTGTTGCTGTTGAGGTCACTGGAGGCCCCACCATTGACTTTGTTCCCGGTAGAAAG GATTCAAACATTTGTCCTAAGGAAGGCCAACTTCCTGATGCTAAAAAAG GTGCACCGCATCTGcgtgacattttttatagGATGGGCCTGTCTGACAAGGATATTGTTGCATTATCCGGGGGTCACACTTTG GGAAGAGCACATCCGGAGAGATCTGGTTTTGATGGACCCTGGACAGAGGATCCTTTGAAGTTTGATAACTCATACTTTGT GGAACTGTTGAAAGGAGAAGCAGAGGGATTATTAAAACTTCCTACGGACAAGGCTTTACTTGAAGATCCTGAGTTCCGCCAATATGTGGAATTGTATGCCAAA GATGAAGATGCATTCTTCAAAGATTATGCTGCATCACACAAGAAACTTTCGGAGCTTGGGTTCACTCCAGGTTCTGCTAAGGCGATTGTGAAAGACAGCATCGTATTAGCACAGGGTGCTGTTGGAGTTGCGGTTGCAGCTGCTGTGGTAATTCTGAGCTACTTATATGAAGTCCGCAAAAAATCGAAGTAA
- the LOC101206941 gene encoding L-ascorbate peroxidase 3 isoform X2, whose protein sequence is MLRLAWHDAGTYDVVTKIGGPNGSIRNEEEFSHGSNNGLKKAIDFCEEVKSKHPKITYADLYQLAGVVAVEVTGGPTIDFVPGRKDSNICPKEGQLPDAKKGAPHLRDIFYRMGLSDKDIVALSGGHTLGRAHPERSGFDGPWTEDPLKFDNSYFVELLKGEAEGLLKLPTDKALLEDPEFRQYVELYAKDEDAFFKDYAASHKKLSELGFTPGSAKAIVKDSIVLAQGAVGVAVAAAVVILSYLYEVRKKSK, encoded by the exons ATGCTTCGTTTGGC TTGGCATGACGCTGGCACTTACGATGTGGTTACGAAAATTGGTGGACCTAATGGATCGATTAGGAACGAGGAGGAGTTTTCTCATGGTTCTAATAATGGACTGAAAAAAGCTATTGATTTTTGTG AGGAAGTGAAGTCTAAACATCCGAAGATTACTTATGCAGACCTGTACCAG CTAGCTGGCGTTGTTGCTGTTGAGGTCACTGGAGGCCCCACCATTGACTTTGTTCCCGGTAGAAAG GATTCAAACATTTGTCCTAAGGAAGGCCAACTTCCTGATGCTAAAAAAG GTGCACCGCATCTGcgtgacattttttatagGATGGGCCTGTCTGACAAGGATATTGTTGCATTATCCGGGGGTCACACTTTG GGAAGAGCACATCCGGAGAGATCTGGTTTTGATGGACCCTGGACAGAGGATCCTTTGAAGTTTGATAACTCATACTTTGT GGAACTGTTGAAAGGAGAAGCAGAGGGATTATTAAAACTTCCTACGGACAAGGCTTTACTTGAAGATCCTGAGTTCCGCCAATATGTGGAATTGTATGCCAAA GATGAAGATGCATTCTTCAAAGATTATGCTGCATCACACAAGAAACTTTCGGAGCTTGGGTTCACTCCAGGTTCTGCTAAGGCGATTGTGAAAGACAGCATCGTATTAGCACAGGGTGCTGTTGGAGTTGCGGTTGCAGCTGCTGTGGTAATTCTGAGCTACTTATATGAAGTCCGCAAAAAATCGAAGTAA
- the LOC101207181 gene encoding synaptotagmin-2, whose protein sequence is MGFFGTILGFFGFGVGISIGLVVGYFLFIYVQPNNVEDHEIRPLLDEDTIRLQQMLPEIPLWVKCPDYDRVDWLNRFIEYMWPYLDKAICKTARNITKPIIAEQIPKFKIDSVEFEELTLGSLPPTFQGMKVYSTDEKELIMEPSIKWAGNPNVLVVAKAFGLKASVQILDLQVFAAPRITLKPLVPSFPCFANIFVSLMEKPHVDFGLKLVGADLMSIPGLHQFVQETIKDQVGNMYLWPKTLDITVMDPSTALRKPVGILDVKIVKAMRLKKKDLLGSSDPYVKLKLTENNLPSKTTTVKHKNLNPEWNEEFSLVVKDPNSQVIEFQVYDWEQVGKHDKMGMNLVPLKDLPPEESKVFTLDLLKNMDLNDAQNEKNRGQIVVELTYKPFKEDDLAGDLDDPHKVMDAPEGTPENGGLLVVIVHEAQDIEGKHHNNPYVRLMFKGEEKRTKRLKKNRDPRWEEEFEFMLEEPPTSDRLFVEVLSSSSRMGLLHPKESLGYVEISLSDVVTNKRINEKYHLIDSKNGRIQIELQWRTSS, encoded by the exons ATGGGGTTTTTTGGTACTATATTGGGCTTTTTTGGATTTGGAGTTGGGATCTCCATTGGCCTTGTTGTTGGCTACTTCCTTTTCATCTATGTTCAACCCAATAACGTTGAG GATCATGAAATTCGTCCACTTCTCGATGAGGACACAATAAGGTTGCAACAAATGCTTCCTGAGATACCTCTATGGGTGAAATGTCCAGACTATGATCGT GTTGACTGGCTTAACAggtttattgaatatatgtgGCCATATCTTGATAAG GCAATATGCAAAACAGCAAGAAATATTACCAAACCTATAATTGCAGAGCAAATCCCCAAATTTAAGATTGATTCTGTTGAATTTGAAGAACTCACATTGGGGTCCTTGCCGCCAACTTTTCAAG GCATGAAAGTCTATTCTACCGATGAGAAGGAGCTGATAATGGAACCTTCAATAAAATGGGCTGGAAATCCAAATGTCTTGGTTGTAGCCAAAGCATTTGGACTGAAAGCAAGTGTTCAG ATCCTAGATTTGCAAGTTTTTGCGGCTCCACGTATTACCTTGAAGCCATTGGTTCCAAGCTTTCCTTGTTTCGCAAATATCTTTGTCTCGCTCATGGAAAAG CCACACGTTGATTTTGGGCTGAAGCTTGTTGGGGCTGACTTGATGTCAATTCCAGGTCTCCACCAGTTTGTCCAG GAGACTATTAAAGATCAGGTTGGCAACATGTATCTATGGCCTAAAACCCTGGATATAACAGTTATGGATCCATCAAC AGCTCTACGGAAGCCAGTCGGAATTCTAGATGTGAAGATTGTAAAAGCAATGAGGCTGAAAAAGAAAGACCTCTTAGGTTCATCAGATCCTTATGTGAAACTGAAGCTAACTGAGAACAATCTACCTTCAAAAACGACCACTGTGAAACATAAGAATTTAAATCCTGAATGGAATGAGGAGTTCAGTTTGGTGGTTAAAGATCCAAATTCCCAAGTCATAGAGTTCCAAGTTTACGACTGGGAACAG GTTGGTAAGCATGACAAGATGGGCATGAATCTAGTTCCTTTGAAAGATCTTCCTCCTGAAGAGTCAAAAGTCTTCACCCTTGACCTGCTGAAGAACATGGACTTGAATGATGCtcaaaatgagaaaaacaGGGGGCAGATTGTGGTTGAATTGACTTATAAACCATTTAAGGAAGATGACTTAGCTGGAGATTTGGATGATCCACACAAAGTAATGGATGCTCCGGAAGGAACCCCAGAAAATGGAGGTCTACTCGTAGTTATCGTTCACGAAGCTCAAGATATTGAAGGCAAGCACCACAACAATCCGTATGTGAGGCTTATGTTTAAAGGGGAAGAGAAAAGAACTAAG CGTTTGAAGAAGAACAGAGACCCTAGGTGGGAAGAAGAGTTTGAATTTATGCTTGAAGAACCACCCACAAGCGACAGATTATTTGTGGAAGTTCTCAGCTCCTCATCAAGAATGGGCCTCTTGCATCCGAAG GAATCATTGGGATATGTGGAGATCAGTCTTTCTGACGTTGTTACAAACAAACGGATAAACGAAAAGTATCACCTTATAGACTCAAAGAATGGAAGGATTCAGATTGAGTTGCAATGGAGGACTTCATCCTGA
- the LOC101207425 gene encoding beta-galactosidase 13 codes for MAVHREILLLFILSIVLPFHTTSHAHDGNTTGVSYDSRSLIINGKRELLFSGSIHYTRSTPEMWSDILDKARRGGLNVIQTYVFWNIHEPVEGQFNFEGNYDLVKFIKLIGEKQMYVTLRVGPFIQAEWNHGGLPYWLREKPNIIFRSYNSQFKHYMKKYVAMIVDMMKENKLFASQGGPIVLAQIENEYNHVQLAYDELGVQYVQWAANMAVGLGVGVPWIMCKQKDAPDPVINTCNGRHCGDTFTGPNKPYKPALWTENWTAQYRVFGDPPSQRAAEDIAFSVARFFSKNGSLVNYYMYHGGTNFGRTSAVFTTTRYYDEAPLDEFGLQREPKWGHLRDVHKALNLCKKPLLWGTPGIQVIGKGLEARFYEKPGTNICAAFLANNDTKSAQTINFRGREFLLPPRSISILPDCKTVVFNTETIVSQHNARNFIPSKNANKLKWKMSPESIPTVEQVPVNNKIPLELYSLLKDTTDYGWYTTSIELDKEDVSKRPDILPVLRIASLGHAMLVFVNGEYIGTAHGSHEEKNFVFQGSVPFKAGVNNIALLGILVGLPDSGAYMEHRFAGPRSITILGLNTGTLDISKNGWGHQVALQGEKVKVFTQGGSHRVDWSEIKEEKSALTWYKTYFDAPEGNDPVAIRMNGMGKGQIWVNGKSIGRYWMSYLSPLKLSTQSEYHIPRSFIKPSENLLVILEEENVTPEKVEILLVNRDTICSFITQYHPPNVKSWERKDKQFRAVVDDVKTGAHLRCPHDKKITNIEFASFGDPSGVCGNFEHGKCHSSSDTKKLVEQHCLGKENCSVPMDAFDNFKNECDSKTLAIQAKCSE; via the exons atggCGGTTCATAGAgagattcttcttcttttcattctctCCATTGTACTGCCTTTTCATACTACTTCCCATGCTCATGATGGTAATACTACTGGTGTTTCTTACGATAGTCGATCCCTTATCATTAATGGTAAAAGAGAGCTTCTGTTCTCTGGTTCCATTCATTATACCAGAAGTACTCcagag ATGTGGTCAGATATTTTAGACAAGGCGAGGCGTGGAGGTTTGAATGTGATTCAGACTTATGTTTTTTGGAATATTCATGAGCCTGTGGAAGGCCAA TTTAATTTCGAAGGAAATTACGATTTGGTGAAATTCATCAAGCTCATTGGTGAGAAACAGATGTATGTGACTTTAAGGGTTGGACCCTTCATTCAAGCTGAATGGAACCATGG TGGACTTCCATATTGGCTCAGAGAGAAACCAAACATTATTTTCCGTTCATATAACTCACAATTCAAG CATTACATGAAAAAATATGTAGCGATGATAGTAGACATGATGAaggaaaataaactttttgctTCTCAAGGAGGACCCATCGTTTTAGCTCAG ATTGAAAATGAGTATAACCATGTTCAACTTGCATATGATGAGCTTGGTGTCCAATACGTCCAATGGGCAGCAAATATGGCAGTTGGATTGGGGGTTGGAGTTCCATGGATCATGTGCAAGCAGAAGGATGCTCCTGATCCAGTG ATCAACACCTGCAATGGAAGGCACTGCGGAGATACTTTTACAGGACCTAACAAACCCTATAAGCCTGCGCTGTGGACCGAGAATTGGACTGCTCA GTACAGAGTATTTGGAGATCCACCTTCACAGAGGGCAGCAGAAGATATTGCCTTTTCGGTTGCCCGATTCTTCTCCAAGAATGGGAGTTTGGTCAACTATTATATG TACCATGGTGGGACAAACTTTGGTAGAACAAGTGCCGTCTTTACAACAACTCGGTATTATGATGAAGCACCACTCGACGAATTTG GCTTGCAAAGGGAACCAAAATGGGGTCATCTCAGGGACGTTCACAAGGCACTGAATCTGTGCAAGAAACCTCTCCTCTGGGGAACTCCTGGAATCCAAGTAATAGGCAAGGGTTTAGAG GCTCGCTTTTATGAGAAGCCAGGAACTAACATTTGTGCTGCTTTCTTGGCCAACAATGACACAAAGAGTGCACAAACAATAAACTTCAGAGGACGagaatttcttcttccacctCGATCAATTAGCATACTTCCTGACTGTAAAACTGTTGTCTTTAACACCGAGACG ATTGTATCACAACACAATGCGAGGAACTTTATCCCATCAAAGAATGCAAACAAATTGAAGTGGAAAATGTCGCCTGAATCCATTCCAACTGTTGAACAAGTACCAGTAAATAATAAGATTCCATTGGAACTTTACAGCTTACTCAAGGACACCACAGATTATGGATGGTACACCACTAG CATTGAGTTGGACAAAGAAGACGTCTCAAAGCGCCCTGATATTCTACCAGTCCTACGTATTGCAAGTCTTGGTCATGCTATGCTTGTATTCGTCAATGGTGAATACATTG GAACGGCACATGGAAGTCACGAGGAGAAGAACTTTGTTTTCCAAGGATCAGTGCCCTTCAAGGCGGGAGTTAACAACATTGCCTTGCTAGGCATTCTAGTGGGACTTCCT GATAGTGGAGCATACATGGAACACAGATTTGCAGGGCCTCGATCTATAACGATCCTTGGTTTGAATACCGGAACACttgatatttctaaaaatggCTGGGGACACCAG GTTGCTCTCCAAGGAGAGAAAGTTAAAGTATTTACTCAGGGAGGATCACATCGGGTTGACTGGAGCGAAATCAAGGAAGAAAAATCTGCTCTCACATGGTACAAG ACATATTTTGATGCTCCAGAGGGAAATGATCCTGTGGCTATTAGAATGAATGGAATGGGTAAGGGACAAATTTGGGTTAACGGCAAAAGCATCGGTCGGTATTGGATGTCCTACTTATCCCCTCTAAAATTGTCTACTCAATCAGA GTACCACATTCCAAGATCCTTCATAAAGCCATCAGAAAATCTACTGGTGATATTGGAGGAAGAGAATGTCACACCCGAAAAGGTCGAAATTCTACTCGTGAACAGAGACACAATTTGCAGCTTCATAACACAATATCATCCACCAAACGTCAAGTCCTGGGAAAGGAAAGACAAGCAATTCAGAGCTGTGGTAGATGATGTGAAAACAGGCGCCCACCTTCGGTGTCCCCATGACAAAAAGATCACCAACATTGAATTTGCAAGCTTTGGTGATCCTTCTGGTGTTTGTGGAAACTTTGAACATGGGAAATGCCACTCATCGTCAGACACAAAAAAACTCGTCGAACAg CATTGTTTGGGTAAAGAAAACTGTTCAGTGCCAATGGATGCATTCGACAACTTCAAGAATGAATGTGACTCAAAGACACTAGCAATACAAGCAAAATGCAGtgaatag
- the LOC101207672 gene encoding ubiquitin-conjugating enzyme E2 28, protein MASKRILKELKDLQRDPPTSCSAGPVAEDMFHWQATIIGPSDSPYSGGVFLVTIHFPPDYPFKPPKVAFRTKVFHPNINSNGNICLDILKEQWSPALTISKVLLSICSLLTDPNPDDPLVPEIAHMCKTDKLKYESTARSWTHKYAMG, encoded by the exons ATGGCTTCCAAGAGAATATTGAAGGAGCTCAAAGACTTGCAGAGAGACCCACCAACTTCTTGCAGTGCAG GTCCTGTTGCAGAGGATATGTTCCATTGGCAAGCAACCATTATTGGTCCTAGTGATAGTCCCTATTCTGGTGGAGTTTTTCTTGTTACCATTCATTTTCCTCCTGATTATCCTTTCAAACCTCCTAAG GTTGCTTTTAGGACAAAGGTGTTTCATCCTAACATAAACAGTAATGGCAACATATGCTTGGATATCCTCAAGGAACAATGGAGTCCTGCCCTCACAATTTCAAAG GTTTTGCTCTCAATATGCTCTCTATTAACTGACCCAAACCCAGATGATCCATTGGTTCCTGAGATTGCTCATATGTGCAAGACTGACAAACTCAAATATGAATCCACTGCTAGGAGCTGGACCCATAAATATGCCATgggttaa
- the LOC101208161 gene encoding basic leucine zipper 23: protein MDDGELDFSNQDVFSSPNMEIPSSCSMDSFFDELLKDTHTCTHTHTCNPPGPDYSHTHTCFHVHTKIVPAPSEEDKVVTDDTAESTEKKSKKRPLGNREAVRKYREKKKARAASLEDEVVRLRALNQHLMKRLQGQAALEAEIARLKCLLVDIRGRIEGEIGSFPYQKALNPNLSNPSMSGAYVMNPCNMQCEDQVYCLHPGVDGSRSSEGAVINGQSFGACEFENLQCLANHDSGSKELPGCGVGNAVSTDVSSGATKKKGGSRKETWT from the exons ATGGACGACGGGGAGCTTGATTTTTCGAATCAGGATGTGTTTTCCAGCCCTAATATGGAGATTCCAAGCAGTTGTTCAATGGATAGTTTCTTTGATGAACTTCTCAAAGATACTCATACTTGTACTCATACACATACTTGCAATCCACCAGGCCCTGACTACTCTCATACCCACACGTGTTTTCATGTCCACACTAAAATTGTCCCTGCCCCATCTGAAGAAGACAAGGTCGTTACTGATGATACTGCAGAATCAACTGAGAAGAAGTCGAAGAAACGTCCATTGGGTAACCGTGAAGCTGTTCGTAAGTACcgtgagaagaagaaggctAGGGCAGCCTCATTAGAGGATGAGGTTGTTagattgagggctttgaatCAGCATTTGATGAAGAGGCTGCAGGGGCAAGCAGCACTTGAGGCTGAGATTGCTAGGCTTAAGTGTTTGCTTGTTGATATTAGGGGTAGAATTGAAGGGGAGATTGGTTCTTTCCCTTACCAGAAAGCTCTTAATCCTAACTTGTCCAACCCAAGCATGTCTGGTGCTTATGTGATGAACCCATGTAATATGCAGTGTGAGGATCAGGTTTACTGCCTCCATCCTGGGGTCGATGGCAGCAGAAGCAGTGAAGGTGCTGTGATTAATGGACAAAGCTTTGGTGCTtgtgaatttgaaaatcttcaaTGTTTGGCAAATCATGACTCAGGATCAAAAGAACTGCCTGGGTGTGGAGTAGGGAATGCGGTTTCAACTGATGTTTCTTCAGGGGCGACgaagaaaaaag GAGGAAGCCGTAAAGAGACATGGACCTGA